The sequence ATTACTGAAGCCATTTCTTACTGCTAAGTGATTTTCCGCGTGAGCACCAACCCCGATTAACCACGGATTGTTGGTAGTCTGAGCGAACACAGTAGAAGCAACAGTAAGTGCCAATGCTGAAATTCCTAATTTTAGATTTTTCATAGAATTAAATGATTAAATAATTGATAATGCAAAATAAATATAATTTTTCTTTATATACAAAGTTTTTCAAATGATTTTTAACTTTTCTTTAATATTCTGTCTAGGTTACGTTTATTTTCTCTATCTTTTATGCTTTCCCTCTTATCAAAAAGTTTTTTCCCTCTGGCTAAGGCAATCAGAACCTTTGCTTTTCCCCGGTCATTGATATATAGTTTTAATGGCACTATAGTATTTCCTGCATCCTTTAACTTTTTTTCGAGTTTTTGCATTTCTTTTTTGTGCAACAGCAATTTTCGTTCCCTTTTTGTTTTGTGATTGTAAAAAGTACCTAATTTATACTCATCAATCATCATATTAATGATATACAATTCCCCATCAATAAACTGACAGAACGATTCTGCGATAGATGCTTTTGAAGAGCGTAAAGATTTTATTTCCGTACCTGTTAAAACCATTCCCGCCTCCAATTCTTCGAGAATTTCATATTCAAACCTGGCTTTTCTGTTTAATATATTGACTGTTTTTTCAATCTTCATTTTAAATTCGTATATATATGATGTAATAATTTAATAAAGTTGCACTTAAAGCTTCGTGAAGCTTATCCATTCAGGACTTGGCATTTTATTAAATTTAATTAATGAAATATAGGAAAAATACGCCACATTTAAAAACTTGAATATTACATTATTACGAAATACCCAAATTCTTTTCGTATTTTTGCGCCAAATTTACAAAACTATATGTTAACAGTATCTAACTTATCTTTACAATTCGGGAAAAGAGTTCTTTTTGACGAGGTAAACATTATGTTTACAAAAGGAAACTGCTACGGGATTATCGGAGCAAATGGTGCAGGAAAGTCTACATTCCTTAAAATATTAACAGGAAAACAGGACCCGACAACAGGAAATATATCTTTAGAACCTGGAAAAAGAATGTCAGTTCTTGAGCAGGATCACTTTGCTTATGATCAATATACTGTTCTTGAGGCTGTTTTGAGAGGTAACAAAAAATTATTCGAGATAAAAGAGGAAATGGATGCATTATATGCAAAAGAAGATTTCTCTGACGAAGACGGAATAAAAGCGGGTGAACTAGGTGTAATCTATGATGAAATGGGAGGATGGACTGCAGAATCTGATGCTCAGACCATGCTTTCAAACGTTGGAATTAAAGATGATATGCACTGGCAAATGATGAGTGAGCTTGAGAACAAGGACAAAGTAAAGGTTCTTTTGGCTCAGGCGCTTTTCGGAAATCCTGATGTACTGATTCTGGATGAGCCTACGAATGACCTTGATATTGACACTATTTCCTGGTTAGAAGATTTCCTTGCAGATTATGAAAACACAGTAATTGTTGTATCTCACGACCGTCACTTCTTAGATACGGTTTGTACGCACATTGGTGACTTGGATTATGCTAAATTAAACCTTTACACAGGTAACTACTCTTTCTGGTATCAGGCTTCTCAGCTGGCAACGAGACAAAGAGCTCAGGCTAATAAAAAAGCGGAAGAAAAGAAGAAAGAGCTTCAGGATTTCATCGCGAGATTTAGCTCAAACGTTGCAAAAGCTAAACAGGCAACTGCAAGAAAGAAAATGATCGACAAATTAAACATCGATGATATTAAGCCTTCTTCAAGAAGATATCCGGCAATCATTTTCGAAATGGAAAGAGAGGCAGGAGATCAGATTTTGGATGTAAAAGGTCTTGAAAAAACGAAAGACGGAGAATTGTTGTTCTCAAACATTGATTTAAATCTTAAAAAAGGTGATAAAGTTGCCGTTTTGTCTAAAAATTCATTGGCAATTACAGAATTTTTCGAAATTTTAGCCGGAAATGTACAGCCGGATAAAGGAACTGTTGCTTGGGGAGTTACAACAAACCAGTCTCACATGCCTTTAGACAATACCAGCTTCTTCCAGGAAGATTTAAGCTTGGTTGACTGGTTGAGACAATTCACAAAAAATGATGAAGAGCGTCATGAGGAATTCGTAAGAGGTTTCTTAGGAAGAATGCTTTTCTCGGGTGATGAAGCTTTGAAATCTTGTAAAGTACTTTCGGGAGGTGAAAAAATGAGATGTATGTTCAGCAGAATGATGCTTCAGAAAGCAAACATTCTATTATTGGACGAACCTACCAACCACTTAGACCTTGAAAGTATTACGACTTTAAACAACTCATTGTCTAACTTTAAAGGAAATATTTTGTTGGCATCTCATGACCACGAAATGCTTTCAACAGTCTGTAACAGAATCATCGAACTGACTCCACAGGGAATCATCGACAGAGAAATGACTTACGACGAATATCTTGCTGATAAAAGGGTAAAAGAATTAAAAGAGAAAATGTATTCTTAATATCATTTGATACATATAAAAACAAATAGCTACTCCTAGGAGTAGCTATTTTTATTAACACTTGAGATAAAAAGTCTATTATTTTTTAATAAACTTATGAGTAGAAATAGTTCCGTCTGCATTTTTTACAGAAAGAATATACGCTCCTTTTACTAATGGAGAAACATCAATTTTCTCTGCCTGACCTGAAGATAACACAGTCTTACCAGATACATCAAAAATCTTCATTTCAGATATTTTCTGCTTGCTTTTTATGTATAGATAATCAGAAACAGGATTTGGATAAATACTCACTGTATTTTGTGACAATGCATTTTCTACAGTAGATAATGTCGCTGTAGTAACTGAAATATTATCGAGAATCAGTGCTCCAAGATCTGTTGATGCCGGAGTATAATCATTAAACCCAAAATAATAAATACCTGTAGATGTAGGAGTTATTGTATACGTAGCTGTACTGGCAGCCGGTATATTCACACTACCAAAATCATTAACCAAATTCACCATTGAAGTATTCACAGGAGAGGTTCCGTAAGCAACTTTTAAGCTTTGAGGGCTGAAATAATTGCCATAGTCAAAAGATAAAGTATAGCTTACCCCTGCCTGCAAATTTATTCCTTTTGTATAAAACCAAGTATCTGCATTACTCGAATTAGGAGGTATAGTATATACTGTATTCGATGAGAAACCTGGTACTGTTCCGCCCCAATCATACACTGCCCAATCTCCATCACTAGTTATTACCTGTTGTGATGTACATGGTGGAATACTATAATTTGTTACAGAATTAAAATTTTCCATATAAGGAACATTTACAGCTCCACACAAAGTTGAAAAGCTTACACTTAAAGAGCTCCAGTCACTTGTACTTCCTCCACCACAATTATTTCTTACCCATGCATTATATGTAGTAGATGGTGACAAATTTGTAAGATTTGTTGTTGCCCCTGTTATTCCAGACATAGTAGGTGTAGTACTCATTGTTGGAGCCGTATTAGTCGTACTCAAATAAATTTCATACGACGAACTTCCTGCAACAGCGTTCCATGAAAGTGTAGCAGAATTTGCAGTAATGTTTGAAGCAGCCAAATTATCCGGAGCAATACAGCTGTTTGCCACTATATAAGAAAAGCCAAACACACATAGTATACCCGAGCCACCCACGACTTTAGTAACTTTGATATTTGAAATATTCTTAGTTTGATTAGCCCCACTTACCACCAACGGAATTTCATAAATTCTCGGGTTAGTAGTGCTGTTTTCAATAGCATCACTCACTCGGCTTACACGCCCTATCCCTTTAATAGCAAAAGAATTACCTCCATACCAGTCACTTATTGATGTGTTGGTAAAAGTCTGTGTAGTTCCGTCTGTAAAGGTAACAAGGATATCTGCTGCAGAGGTTCCGCTTCCGGATGTTGCCAGCATATATAACTTCGATGCTTTTGGAGTTGAAGCAAAACTTAATGTTCCATTATCCCCAACATTTGTAAGCCTCAAAGAGTTATTCGAGCTATAGTTTGCCATTTGAAAGCTCAATCCCGTTGTAGATTGGGAATTTATAAGACCGGAAGCCGGAAGCCCGGACGTTGGAGCAATTCCGTTGCCATTTATAAAATCTGTAGACATGAAAACATATCCATTAGCCGGATCATCAACACTAGCTGTAGTAGTGGAAGATGCAGCACCCGATCCATTGGCAATAAGATCCGAATTGTAACCGGATGTAACATTCAGTGTTTGATAATTTTGCGCACTTAATTTGCAAAATGATACAATGCTCATTAAGCCGAGCAAGCTTCGAGTAATTTTTCTATTCATACCTGTTTTTTTATACAGCAACAAATATATATTTTTTTTGAATTAAATTAAACGTTTAACATATTTTAACTAATTAAAATTATAAATAGTTATGTAATTTTAAATTAAATTCAAAATAAGATAAATATTATTTACACGCAATCAATATTTAGTGAATAAAATTTTACTATCAGATACATTTACTTTAATATTCAATTTTTAGTGAAATAAATTCAGTTTGAGTCTTGTTTTAAATTTTGTTCTTTTAGAAAATAAAAAACCACTTTTTTAGAAGTGGTTTTTATTATTAAAAAGAAAAATAAAAGTCTAATCCAAAAGATTATTTTCTTTTACTTTCACTGTTGATTGTCGTCTGTCTATCTTAATCTCCTGACCATCGGGACCTGTTGCTCTATATTTAGACTGAAGATTATTTGAATTAGGATCTTCCATAACTTCTTTTCTTTTTTTCAAAAATTTAGATTTATCCTTTACATCAAAAATATTAACATATTTAAGCGGCTCAATTAATTCACTCACTTTTGCAATTTCAACAGCAGTTATTAAGATTGATTTTTCTTCATTATAAACTTCTAGAATCAGACCATTTAACCCTTTAAACCTAAATGGACCTTCAGAAATAGGTATTGAAGGAGAATACCAAGCATAATAAACTTTGCCTGTATCCGATGTTGTTTTTGCCAAATTACAAGAATAAGATAAAATTGTCTTCTTCTTTCCTTTAATTAATTCCCATTTTAAAGCAGGTTCCTCGAACCTATATAAATCTTTTCTCCCAATAGGTAATGTTGCTATTATTTGATCCCCATCCTTATAAACACTACTTTTAGATCTGGGAACACTATTTACAGACAGGACACCATAATTACCCGCATTATCATGTAAATAATCATAATATTTTTTTGCACCTTCATCCGCATATATAGATTTTTTTGCATTACATAATAATGAATAGCTAAAAACAGATGCTTCATTCTCATTTCTTAACAAAGTAGAATCTGGTGCCATAACCATGTAATAACGCACTTTTAAATCAGATTTATCACTTTCATTTTGAGCAAGAATCATAGTGCAAAACGTAATACAAACAAAGACTAATATATTTTTCATTTTATTTATAATGCCATTATTAAAAAATTCCATTAGTATTTCTCAGAATACAATAATGGAATTAGTTTTTATTAAAAAATATTTACTGTTTTAAATTCTTTCTTTTGTAATAACATTAAAAGAATTTTTCAAATTAAACGTAAAGTTTTCAACAGGTTTCACACCATGAAGTTTACATATACGATCATTTGTTTCAATTAATTCATCCATATAATCATCATACTGACTAGCTGACATTTGTCCAATCGGTGTATCAGTATACATGTTAAATGTCCAGCCACACGTTGACTGATATAAATAGCCATATTGAAGTACAGCTTTAGCTTTAAAACTCACTTCACCACTTTTTGCGCTTACTAATCCTGTAAATCCTAAGCTCAAAATTAATAACATTTTTTTCATTTATTGAATTTTAATTGTTTAAGTCTCAAATATATAACTTAAATCATTTTTCCCAGTCGTATGAATAAAACATTTTACTATTTATATCGGTTCTAAATAAACACATAATATTCATTAAAGTAAAGCAAAAAAAAATCCCTATTTTTGTGAAATGAGTCAAAAATGGATTTACAAGCCCGAACCCGATGAAGAAATTGTGGATGGATTAAGTTCGTCTCTTGGTTTTGGAACTTTTGAATCTAAGTTACTCGTTCTTAGAGGAATTGACAATTATCAAAAGGCAAGAGAGTTTTTTAAACCCAACCTTACCGACATCCACAGTCCTTTTTTAATGGCAGACATGCAGAATGCCGTAGAGCGAATTGCCAATGCCATCGAAAACGGAGAAAAAATACTGGTTTACGGCGATTATGATGTAGACGGAACTACCGCTGTAGCCCTGATGTACTTATACCTCAGCAAAATTGTTGAGAAAAAATATTTAGACTATTATATTCCGGACAGGAATTCCGAAGGATACGGGATTTCCACGGAAGGTATTGATTTTGCAAAAGAAAACGGATTTTCATTAATCATCGCTCTCGATTGTGGAATCAAGGCGCTTGATATGATAAGCTATGCCGAGAATTTAGGCATTGATTTTATTATTTGTGACCACCATTTGCCCGGAGATGAAATTCCCAGCGCCGTTGCCGTTCTGGATCCGAAAAGAAGCGACTGCCGCTACCCTTTCAAGGAGCTTTCAGGATGCGGAGTGGGTTTCAAACTTTGCCAGGGATTGAATACAATTTACAAACTTCCCGAAGCAGAACTTTTTGAATTAACAGATTTGCTGGCGATTTCTATTGCCGCAGACATCGTTTCCATGACCGGCGAGAACAGGGTTTTGGCTAAAATGGGCTTAAAAGTTTTAAGAAAAACAAGAAATTTAGGATTAAGATTATTAATTCCTGAAGATAAGCTTTCCCACTTTGAAATTTCAAATATTGTTTTTGAAATTGCCCCGAAAATTAATGCTGCAGGAAGAATTTCACACGGAAAAGCCGCGGTTGAATTAATGGTTTCCGACAACCTGAAACATGCCAATCAGATTGTAAGTGACATCATGAACCTTAACGACGAAAGGCGTGAGCTGGATATGAACTCTACCCTTTCCGCTTTAAACCAAGTTATTGAATCTCAACAGGAAACAAAATACACAACCATCGTTTATCATCCCGAATGGAACAAAGGAGTGATTGGAATTGTGGCTTCAAGACTGATTGAAACCTATTACAAACCGACACTCGTTTTTACAGACGGGAATAATGGTGAAATGGTAGCTTCGGCAAGATCTGTATCGGACTTCGATGTACATGAGGCATTGGATATGTGCTCAGAATATTTCTTAAAATTCGGAGGACACCACGCTGCAGCAGGGCTTTCGATGGAGAAGGATAAATTTGATGCTTTTAAAGAAAAATTTGAAAGGGTCGTTTCCGAAAAAATCAAGGAACATCAGAAAGAACCGTCTATTACGATTGATTCTGAGATCCAGATTGATGAGATCAACAGAGAATTTATCAATTTCCATAGAAAACTGGCGCCTTTCGGACCTCACAATATGAAACCGATTCTGGCTTTAACGAATCAAAAAGTTTCCGGCTATATCAAAACGATGGGGAAAGATAACAATCACCTTAAGTTTTATATCAAGCAGGAATCTACGGGAAGAAATATTGAATGTGTTGGTTTTAAGTTGGGTCAATTTGCAGATGATTTTAGAACTAAAAATTTCGATTTAGTCTTCACACTGGAAGAAAATCACTGGAAAGGTAATGTTACCCATTATTTGAATATTAAAGACGTGAAATTCAGGGATTAGGAAATATTATCATGAAAAAAGTAGGTTTATTTTTCGGTTCTTTTAATCCTATTCATATCGGACATTTGATTTTGGCAAATTACATCCTGGAAAATTCTGATATGGATGAATTGTGGTTTGTAGTGAGCCCGCAAAATCCGTTCAAAGACAAAAAATCTTTACTGAAAGATCACAACAGATTGGATATGGTGCAGCTTGCCGTAAAAAATTATCCGAAAATGAGAGCTTCCAATGTAGAATTTTCACTTCCACAGCCGAGTTATACGATCGATACACTCACTTACCTTCATGAAAAATATCCCGACTATTCTTTTAGTTTAATCATGGGAGAAGATAATTTGGGAAGTTTACACAAGTGGAAAAATTCTGAGCTTTTGATTAAAAACCATCATATTATCGTATATCCAAGGGTTTTTGATGGAGAGAAAAAAGATTCCGAATATCTGAATCATGAGAATATTTCATTGATAAAAGCTCCAGTCATTGAACTTTCTGCCACAGAAATCCGAAATATGATCAAAGCCGGAAAAAATGTAAGGCCTATGCTTCCGCCCGAGGTTTTTGATTATTTGGATGGTAGTAGTTTTTATAAGTAGTTATTATGAAATTTTATTTATTTACATTTCTTTTCTTTATTCAATTATTTGTTTTCGGGCAAAATAATCCACAAGAAGACTCTCTTAAAAGAGAAAGAGAGCATCGTGAAATGTATGAAAATCGCAGAAAAAAACATCATGAAAATTGTACCAGAGATTCACTAAAAGCCGTTACTGATTCTAAAATTCAAAATAAATATTATATCAATCTTGTTGCTCCTAATGGTGATAACTTTCTTCCCGCAGAAGAACTAAAACAGATACTTAATAAACATCATATTATTTGGGGTGGAGAATGGATGGGAAGTGATTTCGGAGGTTATGCGCCTTATTCTTGTTATTATGTATATATGACAAGATTGACTGAGGAAAAATTTGGTAAAGAATTTATGGATGGTCTTGTAAAAGAATCTCTTTTAAAATATATTGATAAAAATCCGTCTGTGATTTTTAAATATAATGATCACTTTGATTTACTTTATGATAATGATGATCTCTCAGACGATAAAATAATTAATGAGTATTTTTTAAAAGATTTTACCTATCCTAAAGGCTACGAGGTTTCCAAAGAAAAAAACCAGTATTTTACCGAGGTAAAGTTGCACTTTAATAAAGATACACACAAATTATCAGTAATAAATTTCAAGCATCATATTGATAATAATCATAACAAACAATTCATTCCTTATTTTGAAAAAAAAATCAGAAATTTTGTTAAATCCCGTAACTTTGTAAACATAGATCATACAATATATGAAGTAAAAACATACTTCAAAATTTATTATAAATAACTAAAATGGACTTCATTGAAAAATTTTTCTCAAAATATTCCCAGGAAAAGATCATTAAATGGTTTAAGCAAATCTGCGTGGCCGAAGCGATTACCTGCTTTCTGCTGTACGGAGTTGCCATGATCTGGAAAAGATATGACGAAGAAGGTATTTTGTCTACTATTTTCATCATTATAATCGGGAATATTCATGGGTTGTTTTTTACCCTTTATCTTTTATTTTGCCTTCCGGCAAGGAAGATTTTTAAGTGGGATGATGAAGATTTTGTGTTTGCATTATTATCAGCATTTTTCCCTTTTGCCACCATCTGGGTCGAAAAAAAACTGGCCCGCTTCGACAGAGAATAAAAATAATAAAGGATCTTTTTTGATCCTTTTTTTTATGCTTTTTTTTATTTTTCACTCAACTATTCAGCTGTAATTTTTTATAAAACCGACATATTTTCATTAATTATTTCATCTCGTTTTTAAGGTTTTTAAAAAAAATTTAAAGCTTCGATGTAACAAAATTCCTCCCAAAATTGTCTAATTAATAACAAAGTTCAGAGAACGGAAAAATTTAATTGAAAATTTAACTACTGAAAATCAGATCGTTAAATTTATTTTAAAAACATTTTAAGTACTTTGTATTGCAAGATACTAAATTAATTATATATCTTTGCAATGTTAAATAATAACAAATACAAGCTATTAAACCACTAAATTATACCAACATGAAAACGCCTATTCTCATTGCAGCCATATTTTTCAGCGGATTGACTTTCGCACAAGAAAAAAAACAAGACACCGTAAAAACTAAAACCATAGAAGGGGTAACTATGACAAAACAGGTTTTCAAAAAACAAAGTGACCGTTTTGTATATGATGTCGCAGCATCGCCGGTTACCAAAGGAAATACAACTTTTGATCTTTTGAAGCAGACTCCTCTCCTATCAACGACTGACGATAAAACTTTAAAAATTGTAGGAAAAAATAACGCGGTTATCTACATCAATGGCAGAAAAACCAATATGGATGCAGAATCTTTAACTCAATTCTTAAAAAACACTCCTGCAGAAAATATCCAGAAAATTGAAGTGATCACCGTTCCCGGAAGTGAATTCCAGGTTGAATCTTCCGATGGAATCATCAACATTATTTTGAAGAAAAAAATGAGTGACGGTACCAGCGGAAACATGAGAATGTCTAACACACAAAATAAATACAACTCAAGCCAGGCAAGTTTTTCCGTGAATTACAGAAAAGACAAACTGGGAATTAATGCCAATTTAAGTGGCGGTGAAAATATTAATCCACAGTCTTATATTTTAAGAAACAAAACCGGTAATGTTCAAAATGAATCCATCGGTGATATCGACGATCCAAACAAAAATATTGGCGGATACTTAAATATTGATTATCAACTAACTGAAAAAAGTAATCTGGCTCTATCCTGGAACTCTTGGGCCAATAAAAGTTATAACTCAACCATCAATTTATTGAACACCATAACGAGATATGATGATAATGGGAATTTAGTTTCTACTGATTACACCAAAACGAAGAATAAAGAAGATGCAAGGAATTACAACAACTCTGTTAATTTAAATTATGAATTAAAGCTTGATTCTCTGGGAAGCAAATTGAATCTGAATGCCGCTTATCTTAATTATAAAAGATTCCAGTATTCTGATAATAATACGATGATTAAAGATGCTGCAGGAGATTTTACCAAAAACAGCAAAAAAATAATCCAGGATATTCCTCAGATCATCAATAACTTCTCTGGAACGGTAGATTATATTCAGAAATTTAAAAATGACTTTACTTTTTCTGCCGGAGGAAATTTTAACAAAACAAAAACTGATAACGACACAAAAAATTACACCTATCCTTACGATATTTCAGGAAATCAGCTTCCTTCAGATAACGACTTCAACCATTTTATATATGATGAAAACATCTACGGTTTATATGTAACTTTTGAAAAGAAATTCTCCGACAAATTCTCCGGAAAAGTGGGAACAAGATATGAGATCACCAACAGTTTAGGAACTGCAGACAGCTGGAAAAACAATGTAGAATCTAACCAAAAAATAGAAAGAAACTACAATAATATTTTACCGTATGTAAGCTTCAACTATGCCATTAATGATAAAAATAATTTATCTTATTCATTTTCAAGCAGAATGAGAAGACCAAGCTTCTGGGAGCTGAATCCTGTGAAAAATATTATTACAGAAGATAATTATACCCAAAACAACCCTTTTGTAAAAGCATCTTCTACGTATAACCAGGAATTGACGTATATGTATAAAAACTCATACTTCCTTATTTTGAATCACACGTATGTAAAAGATCAGATCACTCAGGTTCCTTTACAGAGAAGCTATATCGACCCTAAAACGAATCAGGAAAGAATACAGTTAGCTTATATCAGAACCAATTTCGGGGACAAGCAGGAAATGTCTGCGATGGTGGGAATTCAGAAAACATTCTTCAAACAATATCTGACAACCAATTTCAATGTTGGAGTTCAGCATAATACCAAT is a genomic window of Chryseobacterium wanjuense containing:
- the recJ gene encoding single-stranded-DNA-specific exonuclease RecJ, which translates into the protein MSQKWIYKPEPDEEIVDGLSSSLGFGTFESKLLVLRGIDNYQKAREFFKPNLTDIHSPFLMADMQNAVERIANAIENGEKILVYGDYDVDGTTAVALMYLYLSKIVEKKYLDYYIPDRNSEGYGISTEGIDFAKENGFSLIIALDCGIKALDMISYAENLGIDFIICDHHLPGDEIPSAVAVLDPKRSDCRYPFKELSGCGVGFKLCQGLNTIYKLPEAELFELTDLLAISIAADIVSMTGENRVLAKMGLKVLRKTRNLGLRLLIPEDKLSHFEISNIVFEIAPKINAAGRISHGKAAVELMVSDNLKHANQIVSDIMNLNDERRELDMNSTLSALNQVIESQQETKYTTIVYHPEWNKGVIGIVASRLIETYYKPTLVFTDGNNGEMVASARSVSDFDVHEALDMCSEYFLKFGGHHAAAGLSMEKDKFDAFKEKFERVVSEKIKEHQKEPSITIDSEIQIDEINREFINFHRKLAPFGPHNMKPILALTNQKVSGYIKTMGKDNNHLKFYIKQESTGRNIECVGFKLGQFADDFRTKNFDLVFTLEENHWKGNVTHYLNIKDVKFRD
- the smpB gene encoding SsrA-binding protein SmpB is translated as MKIEKTVNILNRKARFEYEILEELEAGMVLTGTEIKSLRSSKASIAESFCQFIDGELYIINMMIDEYKLGTFYNHKTKRERKLLLHKKEMQKLEKKLKDAGNTIVPLKLYINDRGKAKVLIALARGKKLFDKRESIKDRENKRNLDRILKKS
- the nadD gene encoding nicotinate (nicotinamide) nucleotide adenylyltransferase, whose product is MKKVGLFFGSFNPIHIGHLILANYILENSDMDELWFVVSPQNPFKDKKSLLKDHNRLDMVQLAVKNYPKMRASNVEFSLPQPSYTIDTLTYLHEKYPDYSFSLIMGEDNLGSLHKWKNSELLIKNHHIIVYPRVFDGEKKDSEYLNHENISLIKAPVIELSATEIRNMIKAGKNVRPMLPPEVFDYLDGSSFYK
- a CDS encoding ABC-F family ATP-binding cassette domain-containing protein, which gives rise to MLTVSNLSLQFGKRVLFDEVNIMFTKGNCYGIIGANGAGKSTFLKILTGKQDPTTGNISLEPGKRMSVLEQDHFAYDQYTVLEAVLRGNKKLFEIKEEMDALYAKEDFSDEDGIKAGELGVIYDEMGGWTAESDAQTMLSNVGIKDDMHWQMMSELENKDKVKVLLAQALFGNPDVLILDEPTNDLDIDTISWLEDFLADYENTVIVVSHDRHFLDTVCTHIGDLDYAKLNLYTGNYSFWYQASQLATRQRAQANKKAEEKKKELQDFIARFSSNVAKAKQATARKKMIDKLNIDDIKPSSRRYPAIIFEMEREAGDQILDVKGLEKTKDGELLFSNIDLNLKKGDKVAVLSKNSLAITEFFEILAGNVQPDKGTVAWGVTTNQSHMPLDNTSFFQEDLSLVDWLRQFTKNDEERHEEFVRGFLGRMLFSGDEALKSCKVLSGGEKMRCMFSRMMLQKANILLLDEPTNHLDLESITTLNNSLSNFKGNILLASHDHEMLSTVCNRIIELTPQGIIDREMTYDEYLADKRVKELKEKMYS
- a CDS encoding DUF3817 domain-containing protein, with the translated sequence MDFIEKFFSKYSQEKIIKWFKQICVAEAITCFLLYGVAMIWKRYDEEGILSTIFIIIIGNIHGLFFTLYLLFCLPARKIFKWDDEDFVFALLSAFFPFATIWVEKKLARFDRE
- a CDS encoding T9SS type A sorting domain-containing protein — translated: MNRKITRSLLGLMSIVSFCKLSAQNYQTLNVTSGYNSDLIANGSGAASSTTTASVDDPANGYVFMSTDFINGNGIAPTSGLPASGLINSQSTTGLSFQMANYSSNNSLRLTNVGDNGTLSFASTPKASKLYMLATSGSGTSAADILVTFTDGTTQTFTNTSISDWYGGNSFAIKGIGRVSRVSDAIENSTTNPRIYEIPLVVSGANQTKNISNIKVTKVVGGSGILCVFGFSYIVANSCIAPDNLAASNITANSATLSWNAVAGSSSYEIYLSTTNTAPTMSTTPTMSGITGATTNLTNLSPSTTYNAWVRNNCGGGSTSDWSSLSVSFSTLCGAVNVPYMENFNSVTNYSIPPCTSQQVITSDGDWAVYDWGGTVPGFSSNTVYTIPPNSSNADTWFYTKGINLQAGVSYTLSFDYGNYFSPQSLKVAYGTSPVNTSMVNLVNDFGSVNIPAASTATYTITPTSTGIYYFGFNDYTPASTDLGALILDNISVTTATLSTVENALSQNTVSIYPNPVSDYLYIKSKQKISEMKIFDVSGKTVLSSGQAEKIDVSPLVKGAYILSVKNADGTISTHKFIKK
- a CDS encoding outer membrane beta-barrel family protein, translating into MKTPILIAAIFFSGLTFAQEKKQDTVKTKTIEGVTMTKQVFKKQSDRFVYDVAASPVTKGNTTFDLLKQTPLLSTTDDKTLKIVGKNNAVIYINGRKTNMDAESLTQFLKNTPAENIQKIEVITVPGSEFQVESSDGIINIILKKKMSDGTSGNMRMSNTQNKYNSSQASFSVNYRKDKLGINANLSGGENINPQSYILRNKTGNVQNESIGDIDDPNKNIGGYLNIDYQLTEKSNLALSWNSWANKSYNSTINLLNTITRYDDNGNLVSTDYTKTKNKEDARNYNNSVNLNYELKLDSLGSKLNLNAAYLNYKRFQYSDNNTMIKDAAGDFTKNSKKIIQDIPQIINNFSGTVDYIQKFKNDFTFSAGGNFNKTKTDNDTKNYTYPYDISGNQLPSDNDFNHFIYDENIYGLYVTFEKKFSDKFSGKVGTRYEITNSLGTADSWKNNVESNQKIERNYNNILPYVSFNYAINDKNNLSYSFSSRMRRPSFWELNPVKNIITEDNYTQNNPFVKASSTYNQELTYMYKNSYFLILNHTYVKDQITQVPLQRSYIDPKTNQERIQLAYIRTNFGDKQEMSAMVGIQKTFFKQYLTTNFNVGVQHNTNDGFLNTDPTTGQVFDDYINKRKSTSLVIQTNNTLRLDKKKTWFLGANFFYVDKQQIELGVLKNLMSLDLSLKKNWNDWTFAVNVNDVLRTNIVEIEDLQDNGNYNYIRNDQYRRNLTVSITYNFGNQKVKKVRDIESASDAIKNRTR
- a CDS encoding GLPGLI family protein; this encodes MKNILVFVCITFCTMILAQNESDKSDLKVRYYMVMAPDSTLLRNENEASVFSYSLLCNAKKSIYADEGAKKYYDYLHDNAGNYGVLSVNSVPRSKSSVYKDGDQIIATLPIGRKDLYRFEEPALKWELIKGKKKTILSYSCNLAKTTSDTGKVYYAWYSPSIPISEGPFRFKGLNGLILEVYNEEKSILITAVEIAKVSELIEPLKYVNIFDVKDKSKFLKKRKEVMEDPNSNNLQSKYRATGPDGQEIKIDRRQSTVKVKENNLLD